A window of the Oryza brachyantha chromosome 5, ObraRS2, whole genome shotgun sequence genome harbors these coding sequences:
- the LOC102713742 gene encoding beta-glucosidase 20-like: MGRRPLLLFLSPWLLLLLLLVHGVSSLQFTRDDFPDGFVFGAGTAAYQYEGAAAEDGRRPSIWDTYTHSGRHPEDGTGDVASDGYHKYKEDVKLMGQIGLEAYRFTISWSRLIPTGRGAVNPKGLQFYNSMINELVKAGIQIHVVLYHMDLPQSLQDEYGGWISPKFVEDFAAYAGACFREFGDRVAHWTTVLEPNAMAQACYDVGILPPNRCSYPSGSSNCTPGDSTVEPYLFMHHALLAHASAVKLYREKYQVAQKGIIGINIYSMWFYPFTNSAEDIGATERTKQFIYGWILNPLVFGDYPEAMKKAAGSRLPFFSSYESELVKNAFDFIGLNHYTSVYTSNNDNTVKAPLQDLTADIATLFRDTKNDTPSPEFVPGTLVDPLGLEHALEYIRENYGNLPIYIQENGSGAPDGTCLLVFWPESPSKSNSMNASGSASSHTGNTSRSSSTMGRLGGQARSILNVVRVIPPNDDEKKPLWRYVELLEKTGKDQGGNARFRCRFSNQVIHGSYSRVKAHLLKIGTIGVATCKKVTVDILGQLEDEMAKAEAISARNLPNNIPLPTESIPFNVATMWDVGGDSYDLFDGGADFPRHAELSLDEPNIERVLKDLRAFDI, translated from the exons ATGGGAAGGCGTCCTCTGCTGCTCTTCTTGTCgccatggctgctgctgcttcttcttcttgttcatGGCGTGAGCTCGCTGCAGTTCACGCGGGACGACTTCCCCGATGGTTTCGTGTTTGGAGCCGGGACTGCGGCTTACCAG TATGAGGGTGCAGCTGCTGAGGATGGGAGGAGGCCCAGCATCTGGGACACTTACACACATTCag GGAGGCATCCAGAGGATGGAACGGGTGATGTGGCTTCTGATGGCTACCATAAGTACAAG GAAGATGTCAAGCTAATGGGTCAAATAGGCCTGGAGGCTTACAGGTTCACCATTTCTTGGTCAAGACTCATTCCTA CTGGAAGAGGAGCGGTTAATCCAAAGGGATTGCAATTTTACAACAGTATGATAAATGAGCTGGTGAAAGCAG GTATTCAGATACATGTCGTCCTGTACCACATGGACCTTCCTCAGAGCCTTCAGGATGAGTATGGAGGGTGGATTAGCCCCAAATTTGT CGAGGACTTCGCAGCATACGCCGGTGCGTGCTTCAGAGAGTTCGGCGACAGGGTTGCGCATTGGACCACCGTGCTTGAGCCGAACGCCATGGCCCAGGCTTGCTACGACGTTGGGATCCTGCCGCCCAACCGCTGCTCGTATCCATCCGGCAGCAGCAACTGCACGCCTGGAGACTCCACGGTTGAGCCGTACTTGTTTATGCACCATGCCCTGCTAGCTCATGCTTCAGCTGTTAAGCTTTACAGGGAGAAGTACCAG GTTGCACAGAAAGGCATTAtcggtataaatatatactccatgtGGTTTTACCCATTCACAAATTCAGCTGAAGATATTGGTGCTACTGAAAGAACAAAGCAGTTTATTTATGGCTG GATCTTGAATCCTTTGGTGTTCGGAGATTACCCAGAGGCCATGAAGAAGGCCGCCGGTTCTCGTCTTCCGTTCTTCTCTAGCTACGAATCTGAGCTGGTTAAGAACGCTTTCGACTTCATTGGGTTGAATCACTACACCTCAGTTTACACGAGTAACAATGATAACACGGTCAAGGCACCGTTACAGGACTTGACTGCCGACATTGCTACTCTGTTCAGAG ACACCAAGAACGACACACCTAGTCCAGAG TTTGTTCCCGGAACCTTAGTAGATCCTCTGGGGTTAGAGCATGCTCTTGAATATATTCGAGAGAACTACGGAAATCTGCCTATCTATATCCAGGAAAACG GTAGTGGAGCACCAGATGGAACCTGCCTGTTAGTGTTTTGGCCAGAATCCCCCTCCAA AAGTAATAGCATGAATGCTAGTGGTAGTGCTAGCAGTCATACTGGTAATACTAGTAGGAGTAGTTCAACAATGGGAAGATTGGGAGGGCAGGCAAGGAGCATTTTGAATGTTGTTCGTGTGATTCCACCCAATGATGATGAAAAGAAGCCCTTGTGGAGGTATGTTGAGTTGCTAGAAAAGACAGGGAAAGATCAAGGAGGGAATGCAAGGTTCAGATGCAGGTTTAGTAACCAAGTTATCCATGGAAGTTACTCAAGAGTTAAAGCACATCTCTTGAAAATAGGAACAATTGGTGTGGCTACATGTAAGAAGGTGACAGTGGATATACTAGGGCAACTTGAAGATGAAATGGCTAAAGCTGAAGCAATCTCTGCAAGAAACTTGCCTAATAACATCCCATTGCCAACAGAGA GTATTCCTTTCAATGTTGCAACAATGTGGGATGTTGGAGGAGATAGCTATGACTTGTTTGATGGTGGTGCTGATTTTCCTCGGCATGCTGAACTGTCACTTGATGAGCCTAACATTGAGAGAGTTTTAAAAGATCTTCGTGCATTCGACATATAA